CAATGGTCCCACACAGCCTCTCCAGAGTGACCTGTGTACACTGCTCtcttcctggggggggggggcggggggagggctgGCCACTTTGAATTGTACCTCCTTTTATttgctttccctccttccctgcctcagggTCCTTTCTCCTCCCCCGACGCCCTGGGCTGTTGTCTGGGGAACCTGGGCGGAAGCTGGCATGCTGGGCCAATCGCTTCCCTGGGCCGCTGCACTTACAAATACACATAGAAACACACATCAGATTCCAATGTGGGGAAAAGCAGTTTGGGTCTTTACGGAAGTGTTTTTGAGGCTATGTCAAGAGAAGAGAGTTTGCCCCACATACCACATGGAAAACCTCCTAAAACCCCAGTTTCGATCTACCTTTCCCCCAAAGTCCCATGCCCTGCTCTGGCGGCTCACGTTTCCCTCTGATATCTCCGGACCCTCCACACCCTTCCCCGCAGCCTTCCTACCATTCAACTGCAGATCGAtcactttcctctcccttcccggGCTCTCCCTTCATCGCACACGTTTCCCATTTAAATTACCCCTTCCCGCGTACCTCCAGGAAAGGCTGGTGCACAACCAAACAAAGGGTCAGTCTCCtagcagggagacagggggctgTGACGGGTCAGAACTGTACCCCAGGTGTAAATCACCTAACGCTGTTCTCACTTTTGTTGTCCATCCACACCTTCTTACCACATTTGACCTTGAGACCAATGGCGTGTTTTGAAAAGAGGGCTGGCGAGGTGCAAGGGGGCAGTCCGTGGCCGTGCACACCCCGCTGGCGCAGCCTGGCCCTCTGGGCACAAGGGGCCCTTGCAGGGGCGGCTCTCTCCCTGCTGTCGGCCCTCCCAGCCCAGGTCTCGTCCCCTGCACACAGGACGTCTGgtgccctcccccatcccacagcttcacctgaagctcagagaggaaggaagggactgGGGCATCTGGGGGACGTGAGGCGGTCTTCCGGCTTAAGGACAGACACGGCCCATGGCCAGAAGCAGCCAGTCCGAGTCACGAGTCACGCTGAGCTGGCCGTGACTcagcggcgggcgggcggcgcccTGGCGGCCACACTTGAAGCCTGCAGCCGGGTAGATGTGCTCCTCAGCGCAGGGTTTCTCCGCTTCTCTGCAGAAGACAGGGCAGTCTCCGGGTAGGCTGCTCTCTTGAACAATAAGCAATCCTTTTCCTCCTAAAGTGGGGTTTCCCTCTGATACAACCGTATGCTCCCGCCAAGAGGAGGTGGGCGCTGCCCCTGGGGTACCCGGCGGGGAGGGGAACAAGCTGCCACGGAGAGGGTTGCCAGCACAGCGGGCTGCACAAGTGAGCGGGTTGCACAAGTCAGCGGGCACTCTGTGTTTTTTCCCCAACTGCCTCCTCTTTTGGGTCCCCCCTGAGCCGGCAAATGGGCCTCAGTGCAGTTTCTCCTGTGGGTTTGGTGAGTCAGGGCTGGCTCACACGCAAACACCACGCAGCAGCCCCGGTGACTGACGTGCTTCCAGGGACAAGAGGAGCCGTTCCCTCTGCCCCATCTCGGCGGGGCCCACAGCTCCCGAAGCCTCGCGGGTGCAGTTCACGTCAGTGAGAGAGAAGGCTCCACACGCCCCTTGTCTAGCAGAGGTGAGAGCACAACAAAGACCAAGACCCGAATCCTGTGGTGAACCCCGTGAGGCGGGGCGCAACCACGCCCAGCGGGAGGAGGCCCCGGCTGGACCAGCACCGGCCCTTTAGTCACAGTGGGCCTCACCATTTCCTTAGTGAGAAGGAACTGAAGACAGGTTCCAGAGCTTGCCCTATTTGGAACGTGTGGTTCATTGCGTGTAAGTAAACTCATACGATCTGATTCCATGGAATTGATTCagccattttagaaaaattatgctGTTGTTTACATAAAGGCTGCAGTTTGCAAAAATGTAAGTATCCCTGGCTAGGGATACCAGAAACTCACCGGGCCCTACCTTTTAAAtagtttattattagttttaattttgaacAGAAAATAATTCATATATTCGGATAGCAAATCCATATAAAATGATAGACAGTAAGAGTTCTCTCTTCCACCCTGTCCCAGTCCCCATTGCCCATCTGCATAGATAGCCACTTTTACTATTTTCTTATGTATCCTCCCAGTGTTTCTTTatgcaaattgaaacaaaaataaatatatatatgcggTAGTCAGAATAATGACCCCTAACGATGTCCATATcctgatccccagaacctgtaaatATACTTCTttacgtggcaaaagggactctgcagaCGTGATTCGGTgagggatcttgagatgggaagatggt
The nucleotide sequence above comes from Equus asinus isolate D_3611 breed Donkey chromosome 7, EquAss-T2T_v2, whole genome shotgun sequence. Encoded proteins:
- the LOC123287054 gene encoding uncharacterized protein, producing MPCSGGSRFPLISPDPPHPSPQPSYHSTADRSLSSPFPGSPFIAHVSHLNYPFPRTSRKGWCTTKQRVSLLAGRQGAVTGQNCTPGVNHLTLFSLLLSIHTFLPHLTLRPMACFEKRAGEVQGGSPWPCTPRWRSLALWAQGALAGAALSLLSALPAQVSSPAHRTSGALPHPTASPEAQRGRKGLGHLGDVRRSSGLRTDTAHGQKQPVRVTSHAELAVTQRRAGGALAATLEACSRVDVLLSAGFLRFSAEDRAVSGDKRSRSLCPISAGPTAPEASRVQFTSVREKAPHAPCLAEVRAQQRPRPESCGEPREAGRNHAQREEAPAGPAPAL